The nucleotide window TGTGGCTAGATGCGGGGGTTTAAGTTTTTTTAGGTGGGCTGCTTTGGCTCAGCCCGAGCGATGTGAACAGTTATGTGGCTTGTTTCCCCTTGTTTTTAATAAAATGGGGTGGGGGCCccttttcttcaaaaaaaatagGAACTATGCCAGGGACTCCCGAGTCAAATAGACTAAGGAGATTTACTTTTCTTAGTCATTAAGGATTTGATGTCTACGTCGGTTTCAATCCTGGAGGCCAATACAGGTCACATACAAAAGGACCCAAAGGCTTAAGAAGAAGATGCATCTTCTTGATTTAGGGGAGCAGAAGATCTATCTTTTCCACGTCATATACAAGCCACAGCCACTAGTAGAGAATCGAGcattacaagcggttttggtatATCGAGCGGTGGTGGTTTCCCATTCTGCCTCAAAGCCTGTGTAGCTAATACTCGATCTGGCGCATTTTGGAAATCGCCTCCAGTACCTCAAATAGCACAGGAAGTTTCAAATATATAACCTCTTGTAATATGCCTTGTGTTTTACAGGCGGTTTGGTACCAATAACCGTTTCTAGTTATGTATGTAAATGATCTAATATTTTATTACTAGTTCTGTACCCATGCCAATGAGATGAAACACTATAATACATAAGTACAAAGAAAACTTATCATTCATTGTAGTATCCATAGTACAAGTCTATTAATTACAACTTCAGATGAATCAAAAATACTGAAATATTACAAAAGTTTTACAAGTCCAAAGTCATCCTAGTGAAGGGACGTGAAAAGCTGAGATCGGTCCAATACTAGTCAACCAAAATACTTGAAAGCAATTAGTGAAATAGCGTATGTAATCAAACTTTATCAACAGTTAGAGATGCCTTATATTTATTTCTCCATTCCGGAATCAAAATTAGTTCCTCCTAAACAATTTAGTTGAGTTATCCTCAACATGCAGTCTCTTCTAGATGCATTAGGGTTGAATTTGCAAAGCAATACagatcttctatatctaaatagctagcccccactaattatttctctcaacatgcaagcatgccacatcAACGCACAACATGCATACGAAAAGGCCCACCCCGTCTACCATATgcctctcaacatgcaagcatgccacctCATCATGCAACATGCATGAAAAAGAGACCCATTTCAACATGCAAACATATATAAGAATTTTCATTCGATTATGATTTAATAAAGATTTTACAATTATAGAAATCAAACATAATAAATTATATGTATTACAGTTTTAGCCTGTTATATTATTACTTCAAATATTCATGTTTAATCACATTGAAATTTGCAAAATATTCCCGCAACAATGTGCGGGGTATCATCTATTATCAATAGAAGTGGAAGACCAAATAAGGACAAACTAATTTATAGAATCCAGAAATTCAGAGAAATCCAGAAATTCCCCTTTTTCCAGTTAGAGATGACAACCGAGTATCCTGACTTGAACAACAATTAGATAGAAAATATtatcctgaagtattaacttaaATCAATATTCTCTCTGTTCTAAAATATAGTGCATATAATATTTTTTTGAAGTGTAAAATTTGACAAAGTTTATTGCAAAATATAAACATCAATAATGCTAATTAAATACAACATAAAAATACGGTGCGCTTTATTATCTAATAATATTTATTTGGCTCCATTTGTATCTAGATTTTTTGATTTCCTAATGGATTTTTAGTTTTTTTAGTAACTAAAGGAGTTTTAGTCTAGCAGTTTTTTCTGGGAACAagacaaaaaataaaagagagaataAAATACTGTAGACGCAGGCACCACATTCGGCCCATTCCAGGCCATCTACCGAAAAAGAGCCCCAGAAGACAAATGATCCATCCGTCCGCCCGTCTCCATCCATCCGTCCATCCATCCACCCTACACCAAAGTTTGCAGGTCTCTTGTCCTCGTCACCAAATCCCATCATCACAATCGATCTGAGCCTCCCTCCATTACCAATCTTTCAACGCCATTCCTTCAAGCATCATCATCGCCCCGCCTATAAACCTCTCGCGAACCAGGAACCGATTGGAGTAGGACGGGCAACAAGGAGAACCGTGGAGGCTTTCTTGGTCGCTCGCTGCCCGTCCGTATGTCCATGTCGAGCCCGGTGCACGCCCGGAAGGCCCTCCACCTAGTCGCCATGAAGGCCAAGCTGCAGAGCTTCCTCGGCCTCCGCCTCCTCGTCGTGGCCGCCCtcgccgccttcctcctcctcttctccgCGCGCAcgctcttctcctcctcctcctcccccggctctgccgcctcctcgcacctgCACCTTAGCGGCGACGGGTCGTGCTCCAAGCTGCCGGCGCCGGTGGCCGACGCGCTGGTGCACTACGCGACGTCCAACTCGACGCCGCAGCAGACGGCGGCGGAGATCGGGGTGTCGCTGCGCGTCCTGCAGCGCCGCTCGCCCTGCAACTTCCTGGTGTTCGGGCTGGGCCTCGACAGCCCCATGTGGGCGGCGCTCAACCACGGCGGCCGCACCGTGTTCCTCGAGGAGGACGCGTCCTGGATCGCCTCCGTCCGCGCCAAGCACCCGGGCCTCGAGTCCTACCACGTCGTCTACGACACCCGCCTCACCGAGGCCGACGACCTCATCGCGCTCCGGGACCACCCGGGCTGCACCGCGCAgccggacctcgccgccgccgccgaggcctcCTGCCGGCTGGCGCTGCGCGGCCTCCCCGCCGCGTTCCACGAGGTGGAGTGGGACCTCGTCATGGTGGACGCGCCCACGGGGTGGGTGCCCGAGGCGCCCGGGAGGATGGGTGCCATCTACACCGCCGGCATGGTGGCGCGCGCGCGGCGGCCCGGCGACGGCGCCACCGACGTGTTCGTGCACGACGTGGACCGGACGGTGGAGGACAGGTTCTCCAAGGCGTTCCTCTGCGAAGCGTACCTCGCCGAGCAGGTCGGCAGGATCAGGCACTTCGTCATCCCCAGCCACAGGGAGAAGCCCGGCACGCCCTTCTGCCCTCTCAGTTAATTTTTTTTATTATCGTCCAGTGTACTAGCATGACTAGCTGCACTTACCTTGATCAAGCATACCTCAAGACACAGCATATATAGACTGAAGCCCAGTTCATACATACACCATTATATTGGAGGTAATTATGTTGCACTTGATCCGGTCCGTCGGATCGAGAAACGATCGGTTCATGATCGCATAGTCCAGAGATCAAGAGTGGAACCTGTGTCAGGCAAACAATATGTTGTAATTATCCATTATCTTCATTAAAGTTGTACTCCATTTTTGCAAGATATTTTCTTTTTTTCTATCTGGCTCATAATGGAGATCCGAGGATAATGAGATTTATTTGTTTGTAGCAATAATACCAGCTCTGATGAATATGAATACTACTTGCAATTTATGGTAAGGCAACTTATACAAGTTAGTAATCTGTTGGAAAATGCAGGATAATTGCATGATCAGGTGAGTGAGTACAACAATTTGGTAACGAGGTTAAATCGTACACTACTAGAATCGGCTACTTTGctgagtttttttttttttttaaacGGAACTACTTTGCTGAGTTTCGAGGATAAAACTCGACATTGTGTTGCGGAGATATGTTCTCGGCAAACAATACTTGGCTGGAAGTACGACGGCACTCATTAATTTGCTGAGTTTTTATAACTAGACACTTGACAAACACCTAAACTAAACAGCCTTTGCCGAGTTTCGGGAAACTAGAACTCAGCAAACTACCACGTAGATGGAACGACCCGTACACGACGGTGCATCACGGTAAGATCTTTCTGCTAGTGTGAAACCCAGCGGTCCTTGGACGATTAGCAGCGTGACGCGTGGTGCATGTGTTCACGTGTTTTACTTTGTTTTTTGAAAGAAAGTACTTCTTCATGTGTGTTCTTCCTTTCTAAATGGCCAGCTGGACGCTGGCAGCAGCAAGGGAGGTGGAGCTTCGTGGCGATCCGTGCAGCGGGTACACTCCCGACGGGATCTCACATGGGTTAACGTGAGCTAGCCATCCTATGTTGATACTGTTCTCTCTGTCTCATAATATAAGATCGTTTTTGGCATCCTCCGTCCCATAATAAGATAGTTTTTATGTAAAAAAATGCTCTTATATTGTGAGACGGAGGGAGCAGAATTAATATAGGCTGTGAGCAGTAGTCTAGGTCGCTTTGGCAGCATGTGGCATTGGTTGCTGTATTCTGTTGCTCGTCCATAGGGCAATGAAACGAAGCGATGACACTCACAGAAAAGAACATCTATCAATGTTATTGTCCGGGTCAGATGACAGAATCTCGACAAGTGAACACTGACTGATTCGGCCCAGCCAGATTCGAGTCCACTACTAGTTAGCGTTGATCTTTCTCCCATCCTAGTAACGATGGAAACATCAGGTGCGCATCCCTAGCCAATACCTCGAATTGAGTTTGAATCGTGAACGAGTTCCAAGAATTTGATACTGGTAACCATCGAGGTCAAGAACGTGCGTATTAGTACGTGTTTCAAATGTGACATGCAAGTGTATTCTTACTTTTTTCTATTAAAAAAATACATACAGGAGACAAACCAGTACACAAAGATTCCAGTTGCCACGGAGGGCGGCTTTGAACGTAGCAATTGAGCATCGCCACGTGTGACGGGACCAAGCAGTTGCGGAGCGTGCGTTGGTCGGGGCCGTGCCCTGAGCAGCTCCTAGATACTGTTGCCTCGTCAACAGATCAAATCGTTCATAAATGTTTGGATCAGACTGTGCAGATCTTTTTTGTCATCGACCGACAGTAATCAAAATTGTTCGGACCGGTCCGTATGTCTGAAATCCCAGAAACCGGCTGCAAACGAGGGGGGGTATGGGCCTCCGCCACGCCAAACGCTGACACGCCCTGCCCACCCAAATTCAAGTCGGAGCACACGCATTTGGACATTCACACAATTGTTTCCACGTGAAATCCCACCATTTTCCAGTACAGTGTTACCTTTTGTGACGAATAGTGTATAACCGCACTTCTCAATTATCAGATACTGGTGGTTTTTGGAAAAATAGAAATGTTTATTCCAGCCTGAAAAATGGTTTTGCACCTTATTTCGCATATCTACTTCTAGATTTATTTTCAACCTATTTGCTTAATGATAGACTTCGTAGTACAATGACAAAAACATTGTTCCCTTATATTTTTTGCCTCAAATATATGGTATAATGTGTTTCGTGTAAAATAATACCCCTCTTTTCTTTCGAACCTGCAGAACAAGACTTGCTAATACAGTAGAGTAAATAAATGAAGCAACATATGTTGCAGTTAAATAGTAACAAGGCAGTCTTTGATAGTCTGACGAACAATCCCAAAGTACGGTTTGATGGGAAGTGTTTCTCTTACAAGGTAAATGCATCAACGATTATTTTTTAATCATgtcaatgaaattacaccttttGATAAATGAAATATCTTTTCATTGCCTAAAATGGCCATCATGCTGACCAAACTGCATTCTCTCTTGATCAGTGAACACATATAGTCTCTTATGGTTGTCAAAGCATGGACTTCCAGGAGGACATCACGTACCCAAATGATCCGAGATCAAAGGTCAATGTTGTGCTGACTTGAAGCAGTTGTACCGGGAGATGGAGCTGCCACGGGGCATGACCGACACTGAGAAGGAGCTCCTGTAAAATGGCCACAAGCCAGCGATCGACACGACATAGGGGCGTGCAGCTGCGTAGATCCATGGCCAACGACCTAAGCCCAAGGCCAAGAAGCAAAAAGAGATCACCAAAAGGATCAAGCTTACCAAGGCACATCTGTCTGAGCTATTTGATTTGCTATGCTAAAATCAATGGTGCGTAGGAGTTTCGGGGCATTTTGATCTTCATGTCCGGGCTTGCAATAATAAAATCTTAACTTCTGCTTTCGTACAACCCCCTAAACACATCAACGGATGAGATCTCTTCATACCCCTTAATATTAAAGAGTAGAATGGTCTTTTTATAAAATGCATCGCCCGCATTGATACGCGGAGGtcaactgggccggcccagcagcgAATGGTCACTATAATGAAATAGTGGAAAATCCAAAGAAAATCTGTATGCGGCGGGAATCAAACACGGGAACTCCCGCTCTCAAGCAAACGAGCCAAACCATTAGATCGGCTGAGCTATATTGGTTAATGAGCAGCACAGAATTCTAAGAATTATGAACAAGGACAGATTGAACTTTTTTGAATTTTTGGATGCAACCTTTTCTAAACgcgaacatttttcaaaattgtaaAAAGAATTCGAAAATTGGAACACATTTTAAACTCCTAAAAAATTGAAAATTGAGAACTTATTTTTTGAAATTCTGAACAATTTTTGAAACGGTTTTGTTAAAACTCAGCTTGCTGAGTTATAATTATTACATATGTCCCAGACACTTTTTTGGGCATCGGATCATCACACATCAAGATTTGTATACGTACTAGCGGAGCCAGAATAACTGCGCCCGGAAAAGAAGGATCTAGGCGATCAAGGAGGCGAAGAGGGATCCCTTGTGCGCCACCGGTGACGCTGCCGGTTCCCTCTCTCTCCGTCGGCCGCTCCGGCGGCGGGCGGGAGGGGAGACCTCGGGTTTGTTCGCTAGGTGGGTGTGTGGTAGGGTTAGGGTTGAGGGAGACGCTGCCGAGGCCGTTGCGGTGGTGTCACGTCGGAATAATTTTCTCCGGGCTCCGTTCGCGGTCAGGCGAGGCTTTTGCTTTCGTCTAGGAGCCAGCGGTGTTGGGGATCCCCGGATCTCGTCGAGGTCGCGGGCTATGGTGGTTGGAGGTCCATCGGCACTGGCCGTTTGGATCCTCAGATGGGTGATGGAGGCAGGGAGATGAAGACCTTTCTTCCTCCTTGTTGGTATGATTTGCTGCTGCTGTTCTTCTCCTTCCTGTGCGCTGATGCTGGTGGGAGATCCTGCTTTGTCCGGGCGGATGGCCCGGCCATGGTGCTGAACCGGTCGGATGACTCGAGTTCTCTTCCTTCCGGAAGGGACATTTTTCGCGATACTCAAAGCCAAAGATGGCGATGGCTATTGCAGGTGTGTTGGATTGATGTCCATGCCCTCTCAGCGCTGGTGTCCAGAAAAGAGGAAGCAGCGTGGCGGCAATTGTACCGTGGTCGAAGATGATGACCTGTTTGCGACTGGTTGCAGATCCTTCTGATGTGGGGGTCTTCTCTCAAGATTCAGGAATGATGACATAGGGCTTTGGAGATCTTTTTGTGTTATGGTTGTCTTAGGGTACTCTAGGTGTTCATTGTCCTTTGTGTTTGCATTTCAGTGTGCTTGTAAGGGTCAACTACTTTGTACTGATTCGTGATTTGGATGAAAAAATTTCTAAAAAAAAAGAGATTCGTATACGTACTGGCGTTGTGCGTGGAGGGAGCGACGCGTCTCGTCTCGTACAAGGGGCAGCCTATGTGCGTGAGTTGGGCTATATGTGGGGTAGTCACGTAGAGCCGgttttttatctttttttttgCTACGGAGCTGGTCTATATGTGGGGTGATCGAAGGATGGGAATCATTGCTAGCTTTTGCTTTCCTCGCATGTTATTGTCATTTGTTTATGTAGCTTCTAGGGTTCAGTTATTTGTAACGACTTTCTTTTACTTTATTTCTCATAATTAATtgctttttccttttttttgttttctttttttcttatTTCACTATATTCAGTAGAAAATTTTCCACAttcctcccccctttcctattttAGTACATCATTTTTTGGTTTTTTCAGTTTAGTTTTCAATTTCCCAGATACTGTAAATTGATTGTTTAGGTTTTTCACTATTTTTGGTTTTTCTCTAATATTTTTcaattttcaatttttttctacttCACCATTTCATTTCATTTTAATTTTTTATTCCTCATTCTCACAACTATTATTTGAGTCATGCTTATTTATCTTTTTAGTCCAATAATGACATAAAAACCCGAGCCTCCCTTTTGGCACAAATGTTTTCTCCATGAGTTTTTTAGTCAAAAGAATTTGTGCGATCAAAGTTTTAAAATCAAGTTTGAAACTGGGGTCGTATTTGCAATATTTCGAGACCACTGCCTCCTTTTTTCTGCTAGTTTGacctttttgttttctttttttaatGTTTGTTTACACTTCCAATAATTCGGGACATATATACTACAAAATATACTTTTCATAACGTTTTGAAAAATGTTAGTCATGCatttcaatttttttaatttGTACAAAAAAAATTGTTGACAATGAAAAAGTGTCTACAAATAAATAGAATCGGTGTGAAATTTTTTGATCTTGTATTGAAAATATGTTAAACTAGTACTTGGAAAATGTTAATGAAGCGTTTTAAAAATGTtgaatgtgtatagaaaaaaaatgatgaacatgtattaaaaaaatgATGAAATCTTTTCACCATGTATATgaaaatattaatcaagcatttaaaaaaaTCTTGAACTAACATTTCAAAAATGTTATCAAGAATTtggaaaatgttaaatgtgtatagaaataATGTTGACCATGCATTGAAAAAACTTAACTTCAAAAATGTTGGCAAAGCATTTGAAacatgttaaatgtgtatagaaaaaatgctGATTATGTATACGgaaaatttatataaaaaatataaaatgagtgtgaaaaatgttgatcatgtatttcAAATAGTTTAAACAAGTATTCATAAAAAATTATCCAAACGTTTCACAACTGCAGAAAGCgcatagaaaaaatgttgaccgtATATTAAAAAAATGATGAAATATTTGATCATGTATATGGAAATATTAAATAATTATTAAAAAATGTTGAATTAGTATTTTAAAAAAGTGAATAAATTATTTGAATAATTTTAAATGTGTATGCAAAAATGTACTTGATATACACGAAAGATGTAGATTGAAAACcgagaaaaacaaataaaaatagGAAAAAGAAGGAAACCtataaaaaatgaaaaaaaaggtAAGCCAAAATAAAATTGAAAAGAAAAAAGGataagaaaaaagaaaagaagagaaaggaaaaacaaaaaaacagaGAGAAACCCGAATAAAACAGAAGAAAAGGGAAAAAAAATAAAGAACAAAGAAAAAACGGTGAAAAAAGAAAGACAAAAGAAATACCAAATCCCGGAAAAACTAATGCAAAACCAACTCTTTTACCCTCACCTACATCACACCCTTTTATGTTGCACAAAGCTGAAGCTGGCGTAGTGGCCAGCAGAGATGCCTGTGAGCTGGCAGACCAAGGGTTGAATCCTGTTTATCCCATTTTTCTTTAATTTTTTTCAAACGTACACTAACGGGCCGGCCCAGTAGCTACAGAGCGGGGCATTCCCTTGAGTGAGACAGAACAAGCAGTCGCGTGAAGCAAGATATAGTGCTCGCGCAAGTAATGAGACCTCCTCCTCAGCGCCTTCAGCGCCAGGTAGGGGAGGCAGCGCCCACGCGCCCCCGctccatgggccggcccaactgccAGGCAAGTTGTTGCACGGAACGCGCCTCTTCTTCTCTCGATGCGCTCCGTTCGCTCGGTTTGCCTCGACAATAAAAGACACTCGTTTGGCAGTTGACCACTCGTGCTTGACTGGTCCTCCTTGCACCATTTACGTTTGACTTTCtgagaaaaatgaaaaaaaatgaaaaaaaggaattaaaaaaatgttaacaTGAATTCAGAAAAAGTCGTGTATTTGAGAAAAAAGTTCATTAAATTTGAAAATAAGTTCACGAATTTGAACATTTTCATTGAATTTGAAAGAAAAGTTCATCGATATTGATAAAAGTTCATccaaaatttgaaaaaagttcatcggatttgaaaaaaaaaatcatcagatttgaaaaaaagttcatcggatttgaaaaaagttcaccaaatttgagaaaagttcatcaaaatttggaaaaaaagttcatcggactcgaaaaaagttcaccgaatttaaaaaaagttcatcgaatttgaaaaaagtacATCGATTAtggaaaaagttcattgaatttgtaAACACCAAGTTCGTCCATTTTTCAGAAAAAAAGCCGTGAAGGAAGAAAAattctcgaatttgaaaaaagaaaatttggaaaaagggaaaaaggaaagaagaaagaagaaaggAGAGAAAAGATGTAACTCTGCACACCAGGTTAGGTGGCTCGATGGTTGTTGCCAACTCTCACGAAGCAGTAGGTCGCAGGTTTGAATCTCCCTTCGATCCCCTTTTTTGCGTTATAGAAAGATATAGCGAACGTggagatgggccggcccattagtAGCGAACGAAGGGGAGGGGGGTGTGCGCCCGTTTGTTGAAACGCCTGTATCGGGCGCAAAAGGCGCAGAATTGGCGCAAGTAATGGACCCCCTATTAGACGCGTTTTCTGTCAAATAGGCTCGCAGCGTACGCGCGGAGTCCTGAAGGGCTGGCCCATTAGAGCGCTTTAGCgagctactccctctgtaaagaaaaatataagcgtttagatcactaaagtagtgatctgaacgtttttatatttgtttacggaGGAAGTACGTCGTAAAAAAGTCGCCAAAAATGCTGCTCCGGAAGGTACCGATCTCCGGACCCGTTGCTAGTGAAGGGCGGTTACTATCAGTGGACCTCACGTGACTGAGTGGCCTATAACCAGCGGGAAAAATAAAGAAGTAACAGCAGATCCAAAACTTTTTGTAATTTTATAAACATTTATTGGAAATTGTGATCAAGTAAAGGCAAATAATGTTTGAAAATCTTTTTTTAACAGCGGATAAATTGAAATTCAAACTTTTTGAAAAAAGCGCATGCAATTTTTGCAGCTATGAACATTTTTTTTGTATGTAAAAACAACAACATTTTTCGTAATTGCGAACAAATTGTTGAAGCACAAACCTTTTGTTGATAATCCTGAACATTTTTCAAACGCAacacattttttgaatttgtgaattAAAATATGGATAACAAAAAcctttttgaaaattttgaattgGGAATAAAATTTAAAAAAATGGAAGATATTTTTGAAATGTCAATAAATTTTTTGATACAATGACCCTTTATATAACAATATGGTACAGAAAATATTCATAAATGTTAGtcatgcatttgaaaaatgttaatatTGTCTATGAAAAATGTTTGTCACATTAAAAAAAATTGTCTTCAAAACAAATGTACGTACCATATTAAAAATCTTTTCACAATGTACATAAAATGTCTGTGTAATTCAAAGGAATGTATGTGCCGTTTAACAAAAATGTTCATAGGTTAAAAAAATATGTTTTTGTTTCTGGGAATCTAAAAATGTTTTCTGACACCTGACATTTTCAAAAACATTATATAGAACATAAAAATATGTTTGCATATGGTAAAAAAATGTTTCGTACCATTAAACAAATGTACGTATCAAGTTTAAAGAATTAagcgaaccaacctgtggttgagatggttaggtggacagtggtatccccaacccaccagggttcaaatcctggtgctcgcattattcctggatttatttcaggatttccggcgatgcgctttcagtgggaggagacgttcccgtcgacgacgaggcgcctgcggtgacttcgtaaatctcaagatgatatgctggctcagtctctcggaggtgctcataggggtagggtgtgcgcgtgtgcgttcataggggtgagtgtatgcgcgtgtatatgagcgcttgtgtctgtactgatgctaaaaaaaaaattaaaaattaaaATCTCAGCCTCTGTCAATAGAATAATCTATCTTTCTTTAAACCTTCCAGTTGATCGCTTCATCACTACTGAACCTCGTAACAAATGCACTTTTTTTTTTGCGAGGATAATGCACTTCTCCCCTAAAAAAACGAAGAAGAAAAAAGCTAATGCACTTCTGAGCAGGCTGACTGTGTACTGAATATTTTGAGTAGCCAAACTGGTGTACACGGGAAGGATTAGCTAGTGCCGTACGTGGGAAATCCATGTTCTCGTAGGTTTTGGAATTTGAGTTTCTTTTCGGCTTGCATGTCGTGCATCTTTTTTTTTCTCCTGCGAGAGTTGCATGCCGCGCATCTGTCCTCTGGGTGCATATTCGATGGACATAGTTAAGTGAAACACATCATCAGATCATCTATAACAGTCGGTATCTCAAACCCGTCTCAAATACCCGGACGAATGGCCCACTCACTGATCGGTCACGAAAATTCGACTCAGACGGGCGGCTCAGACGGGTCTCAAACGCCCGGGCTGACGAgcacccctcatatccagccTAAATATGGGGCGGATATGGGGCGTGTCCGCCACCACGTCGGACCTGGCCCACACTAGCCCACATGACCCCACATATATTTCTCCCCATCCGCTCGTCGGATCAAACCCTAGCCACTTCACTCCACTCTTCTTCGCTACCCAAGCTCCCTTCCGGCGAACTCCGGCCGTCTCCGGCATGGCCGACAGTGGATCTGAGTCCTTCACCTCTAGATCCGTCGACCCCGAGCTCTTCCCACGCGGCTCCGATGAGGAGATGGTTGTTCGGCTTGCGCTCCGCCTCTCCAGTGAGGAGGCTTGTGCGAGGCAATGCTCGGACTCCTTCCGTCGGGAATTCATTGCGTCCGCCCAAATGGCGCATGGATCCGACGCTAGGTGTGCCATCGCTGCCTCACCGTGGCGGTGCGGTTTGTCTGACGTCCGAACATGATGGCAGACGTGCAACCCCTTCATTGGCCCGCCGAGGCCATGGACGCACCATGGGCATCGTCCGACGCAAAGATGGCGCGTCATGCCCGTCGTGCGCGGCAGTGGGCGCGGGAGGCGATGGCAGCCCTCGCGGCGGTGGACGTCGGCGTGGCCGAGTCGCATTCTCCGGCGCCCCGTATGGTGCAACAGTTCGGGCCTCGCAACCACGTCATGTTGGATGTCGCCGACTCGTCCAAGGAAGGATACATCATCGATCTGACATCCACCAGCACCGTTCGGGTTCCGGGTTCCGACGAGAaagagtagggcatgggagacGGCGGCGCCTTGAGTCTTGTGAGTCGGCTCGTGTCTCATGCCCTACTCTACTTTGCCGGCGACCATACCAACTCCATGGGGTGCGCAGTCGGCCGCCGGACATGGTCGCGGCGGAACCTGGCGAGCTCTGCTTAGATTAGGTTTCACGTTGCATGTAATAATATGGATTTGAGGTTTTCTAATTTGAGATATTCGGTTGTAGAATCAAATATTTGAGGCGTAATAGGTCAGTGTTCGCGGGCACGCCTTTGAGTTGTCGGATTTGTCAAGTCCGGCTGTATATGCTCTTAGGCTACTAACTCAAATTGATTGCGCGCTTTAGGCCAAAACTCTGGAAGTGCATGATTAACCCTTACACTTGTTTATTTGATCAAATAGTCAAAACAGATTTGGGAGAGAAACAAAATGTCCATGTCGCTGCCACGTTGGCGTACCTCTTGGACCGCTTAGAAGATTAATCTGTACGCGATTTTCTTTTTTGCAAGAGTGTCCATGGCTCGCTAGTTTTTCTTCTGTTGGCTCGATGCATGTTGTGTTTCCTTCTGTCCGCGAATGTATGGAGGAAAATAAATAAATGATTTGGGTGGGTTTCGAACCCACAATGTAAGG belongs to Triticum urartu cultivar G1812 chromosome 7, Tu2.1, whole genome shotgun sequence and includes:
- the LOC125522637 gene encoding glucuronoxylan 4-O-methyltransferase 1-like, which encodes MSMSSPVHARKALHLVAMKAKLQSFLGLRLLVVAALAAFLLLFSARTLFSSSSSPGSAASSHLHLSGDGSCSKLPAPVADALVHYATSNSTPQQTAAEIGVSLRVLQRRSPCNFLVFGLGLDSPMWAALNHGGRTVFLEEDASWIASVRAKHPGLESYHVVYDTRLTEADDLIALRDHPGCTAQPDLAAAAEASCRLALRGLPAAFHEVEWDLVMVDAPTGWVPEAPGRMGAIYTAGMVARARRPGDGATDVFVHDVDRTVEDRFSKAFLCEAYLAEQVGRIRHFVIPSHREKPGTPFCPLS